A stretch of the Elephas maximus indicus isolate mEleMax1 chromosome 3, mEleMax1 primary haplotype, whole genome shotgun sequence genome encodes the following:
- the LOC126073501 gene encoding pancreatic alpha-amylase-like isoform X4, producing MKFFLLLSAIAFCWAQYTPHTNPGGTSIVHLFEWRWADIALECERYLAPNGFGGVQVSPPSENAIINNPPRPWWERYQPISYKLCTRSGNEDEFKDMVTRCNNVGVRIYADAVINHMCGSGVSAGTNSTCGSYFNPGSKDFPAVPYSHWDFNDGKCKTGSGDIENYTDPYQVRDCRLVSLLDLALEKDYVRSKIAEYLNHLIDIGVAGFRIDASKHMWPGDVKAILDKLHNLNTSWFPEGSKAFIYQEVIDMGGEPIKGSEYFGNGHVTEFKYGAKLGTVLRKWNGEKMSYLKNWGEGWGFMPSDKAVVFVDNHDNQRGHGAGGASILTFFDARLYKMGVGFMLAHPYGFTRVMSSFHWPRYFENGKDVNAWVGPPNNDDEIKEVTINPDTTCGNDWVCEHRWRQIKNMVAFRNVVDGQPFTNWWDNGSNQVAFGRGNKGFIVFNNDDWSLFVTLQTGLPAGTYCDVISGDKSDGNCTGIKIYVSSDGKANFSISNSAEDPFIAIHADSKL from the exons ATGAAGTTCTTTCTATTACTTTCAGCCATTGCATTCTGTTGGGCTCAGTATACCCCACATACAAATCCTGGAGGAACATCTATTGTCCATCTGTTTGAGTGGCGCTGGGCTGATATTGCTCTTGAATGTGAGCGATACTTAGCTCCCAATGGATTTGGAGGGGTTCAG GTTTCTCCACCCAGTGAAAATGCTATAATCAATAACCCTCCAAGACCTTGGTGGGAAAGATACCAACCAATTAGCTACAAGTTATGTACAAGATCTGGAAATGAAGATGAATTCAAAGACATGGTGACTAGATGCAATAACGTTGGT GTTCGTATTTATGCGGATGCTGTAATTAATCATATGTGTGGAAGTGGTGTGAGTGCAGGAACAAACAGTACTTGCGGAAGTTACTTCAACCCTGGAAGTAAGGATTTTCCAGCAGTCCCATACTCTCACTGGGATTTTAATGATGGTAAATGTAAAACTGGAAGTGGAGATATTGAGAACTATACTGATCCTTATCag GTCAGGGATTGTCGTCTGGTTAGTCTTCTTGATCTTGCTCTGGAGAAAGATTATGTGCGTTCCAAGATTGCTGAGTATCTGAACCACCTCATTGACATTGGTGTGGCAGGATTCAGAATTGATGCTTCCAAGCACATGTGGCCTGGAGACGTGAAGGCGATTTTGGATAAACTGCATAATCTAAATACAAGTTGGTTCCCTGAAGGAAGTAAAGCTTTCATTTACCAGGAG GTAATTGATATGGGTGGTGAGCCAATTAAAGGCAGTGAGTACTTTGGAAATGGCCATGTGACAGAATTCAAGTATGGTGCAAAACTAGGCACAGTTCTGCGCAAgtggaatggagaaaagatgtcTTACTTGAA gaACTGGGGAGAAGGCTGGGGTTTCATGCCTTCTGACAAAGCAGTTGTCTTTGTGGATAACCATGACAATCAGCGAGGACATGGAGCTGGAGGAGCATCTATTCTTACATTCTTTGATGCTAG ACTGTATAAAATGGGAGTTGGATTTATGCTCGCTCATCCTTATGGATTTACACGAGTAATGTCAAGTTTCCATTGGCCAAGATATTTTGAGAATGGAAAA gaTGTTAATGCTTGGGTCGGGCCACCAAATAATGATGACGAAATTAAAGAAGTTACAATTAATCCAGACACTACTTGTGGCAATGACTGGGTCTGTGAACATCGATGGCGTCAAATAAA gaacatgGTTGCTTTCCGTAATGTAGTTGATGGCCAGCCTTTTACAAACTGGTGGGataatggaagcaaccaagtggcTTTTGGAAGGGGAAACAAAGGATTTATTGTCTTTAACAATGATGACTG gtCATTATTTGTAACTTTGCAAACTGGTCTTCCTGCTGGCACATATTGTGATGTCATTTCTGGAGATAAAAGTGACGGCAACTGCACAGGAATTAAAATCTATGTTTCCAGTGATGGCAAAGCTAACTTTTCCATTAGCAACTCTGCTGAGGATCCATTTATTGCAATTCATGCTGACTCTAAGTTATGA
- the LOC126073501 gene encoding pancreatic alpha-amylase-like isoform X2 — protein MMFYILVWDINSCWKEHCGLLSKMKFFLLLSAIAFCWAQYTPHTNPGGTSIVHLFEWRWADIALECERYLAPNGFGGVQVSPPSENAIINNPPRPWWERYQPISYKLCTRSGNEDEFKDMVTRCNNVGVRIYADAVINHMCGSGVSAGTNSTCGSYFNPGSKDFPAVPYSHWDFNDGKCKTGSGDIENYTDPYQVRDCRLVSLLDLALEKDYVRSKIAEYLNHLIDIGVAGFRIDASKHMWPGDVKAILDKLHNLNTSWFPEGSKAFIYQEVIDMGGEPIKGSEYFGNGHVTEFKYGAKLGTVLRKWNGEKMSYLKNWGEGWGFMPSDKAVVFVDNHDNQRGHGAGGASILTFFDARLYKMGVGFMLAHPYGFTRVMSSFHWPRYFENGKDVNAWVGPPNNDDEIKEVTINPDTTCGNDWVCEHRWRQIKNMVAFRNVVDGQPFTNWWDNGSNQVAFGRGNKGFIVFNNDDWSLFVTLQTGLPAGTYCDVISGDKSDGNCTGIKIYVSSDGKANFSISNSAEDPFIAIHADSKL, from the exons GGATATAAATAGTTGCTGGAAAGAACACTGTGGACTTCTAAGCAAAATGAAGTTCTTTCTATTACTTTCAGCCATTGCATTCTGTTGGGCTCAGTATACCCCACATACAAATCCTGGAGGAACATCTATTGTCCATCTGTTTGAGTGGCGCTGGGCTGATATTGCTCTTGAATGTGAGCGATACTTAGCTCCCAATGGATTTGGAGGGGTTCAG GTTTCTCCACCCAGTGAAAATGCTATAATCAATAACCCTCCAAGACCTTGGTGGGAAAGATACCAACCAATTAGCTACAAGTTATGTACAAGATCTGGAAATGAAGATGAATTCAAAGACATGGTGACTAGATGCAATAACGTTGGT GTTCGTATTTATGCGGATGCTGTAATTAATCATATGTGTGGAAGTGGTGTGAGTGCAGGAACAAACAGTACTTGCGGAAGTTACTTCAACCCTGGAAGTAAGGATTTTCCAGCAGTCCCATACTCTCACTGGGATTTTAATGATGGTAAATGTAAAACTGGAAGTGGAGATATTGAGAACTATACTGATCCTTATCag GTCAGGGATTGTCGTCTGGTTAGTCTTCTTGATCTTGCTCTGGAGAAAGATTATGTGCGTTCCAAGATTGCTGAGTATCTGAACCACCTCATTGACATTGGTGTGGCAGGATTCAGAATTGATGCTTCCAAGCACATGTGGCCTGGAGACGTGAAGGCGATTTTGGATAAACTGCATAATCTAAATACAAGTTGGTTCCCTGAAGGAAGTAAAGCTTTCATTTACCAGGAG GTAATTGATATGGGTGGTGAGCCAATTAAAGGCAGTGAGTACTTTGGAAATGGCCATGTGACAGAATTCAAGTATGGTGCAAAACTAGGCACAGTTCTGCGCAAgtggaatggagaaaagatgtcTTACTTGAA gaACTGGGGAGAAGGCTGGGGTTTCATGCCTTCTGACAAAGCAGTTGTCTTTGTGGATAACCATGACAATCAGCGAGGACATGGAGCTGGAGGAGCATCTATTCTTACATTCTTTGATGCTAG ACTGTATAAAATGGGAGTTGGATTTATGCTCGCTCATCCTTATGGATTTACACGAGTAATGTCAAGTTTCCATTGGCCAAGATATTTTGAGAATGGAAAA gaTGTTAATGCTTGGGTCGGGCCACCAAATAATGATGACGAAATTAAAGAAGTTACAATTAATCCAGACACTACTTGTGGCAATGACTGGGTCTGTGAACATCGATGGCGTCAAATAAA gaacatgGTTGCTTTCCGTAATGTAGTTGATGGCCAGCCTTTTACAAACTGGTGGGataatggaagcaaccaagtggcTTTTGGAAGGGGAAACAAAGGATTTATTGTCTTTAACAATGATGACTG gtCATTATTTGTAACTTTGCAAACTGGTCTTCCTGCTGGCACATATTGTGATGTCATTTCTGGAGATAAAAGTGACGGCAACTGCACAGGAATTAAAATCTATGTTTCCAGTGATGGCAAAGCTAACTTTTCCATTAGCAACTCTGCTGAGGATCCATTTATTGCAATTCATGCTGACTCTAAGTTATGA
- the LOC126073501 gene encoding pancreatic alpha-amylase-like isoform X1, with protein sequence MNSFIIMIIFNGLLWCSRFLLNSVTFQVLSSFEEEKLATWTGTGQHDQPKIDQHRHKSLDINSCWKEHCGLLSKMKFFLLLSAIAFCWAQYTPHTNPGGTSIVHLFEWRWADIALECERYLAPNGFGGVQVSPPSENAIINNPPRPWWERYQPISYKLCTRSGNEDEFKDMVTRCNNVGVRIYADAVINHMCGSGVSAGTNSTCGSYFNPGSKDFPAVPYSHWDFNDGKCKTGSGDIENYTDPYQVRDCRLVSLLDLALEKDYVRSKIAEYLNHLIDIGVAGFRIDASKHMWPGDVKAILDKLHNLNTSWFPEGSKAFIYQEVIDMGGEPIKGSEYFGNGHVTEFKYGAKLGTVLRKWNGEKMSYLKNWGEGWGFMPSDKAVVFVDNHDNQRGHGAGGASILTFFDARLYKMGVGFMLAHPYGFTRVMSSFHWPRYFENGKDVNAWVGPPNNDDEIKEVTINPDTTCGNDWVCEHRWRQIKNMVAFRNVVDGQPFTNWWDNGSNQVAFGRGNKGFIVFNNDDWSLFVTLQTGLPAGTYCDVISGDKSDGNCTGIKIYVSSDGKANFSISNSAEDPFIAIHADSKL encoded by the exons GGATATAAATAGTTGCTGGAAAGAACACTGTGGACTTCTAAGCAAAATGAAGTTCTTTCTATTACTTTCAGCCATTGCATTCTGTTGGGCTCAGTATACCCCACATACAAATCCTGGAGGAACATCTATTGTCCATCTGTTTGAGTGGCGCTGGGCTGATATTGCTCTTGAATGTGAGCGATACTTAGCTCCCAATGGATTTGGAGGGGTTCAG GTTTCTCCACCCAGTGAAAATGCTATAATCAATAACCCTCCAAGACCTTGGTGGGAAAGATACCAACCAATTAGCTACAAGTTATGTACAAGATCTGGAAATGAAGATGAATTCAAAGACATGGTGACTAGATGCAATAACGTTGGT GTTCGTATTTATGCGGATGCTGTAATTAATCATATGTGTGGAAGTGGTGTGAGTGCAGGAACAAACAGTACTTGCGGAAGTTACTTCAACCCTGGAAGTAAGGATTTTCCAGCAGTCCCATACTCTCACTGGGATTTTAATGATGGTAAATGTAAAACTGGAAGTGGAGATATTGAGAACTATACTGATCCTTATCag GTCAGGGATTGTCGTCTGGTTAGTCTTCTTGATCTTGCTCTGGAGAAAGATTATGTGCGTTCCAAGATTGCTGAGTATCTGAACCACCTCATTGACATTGGTGTGGCAGGATTCAGAATTGATGCTTCCAAGCACATGTGGCCTGGAGACGTGAAGGCGATTTTGGATAAACTGCATAATCTAAATACAAGTTGGTTCCCTGAAGGAAGTAAAGCTTTCATTTACCAGGAG GTAATTGATATGGGTGGTGAGCCAATTAAAGGCAGTGAGTACTTTGGAAATGGCCATGTGACAGAATTCAAGTATGGTGCAAAACTAGGCACAGTTCTGCGCAAgtggaatggagaaaagatgtcTTACTTGAA gaACTGGGGAGAAGGCTGGGGTTTCATGCCTTCTGACAAAGCAGTTGTCTTTGTGGATAACCATGACAATCAGCGAGGACATGGAGCTGGAGGAGCATCTATTCTTACATTCTTTGATGCTAG ACTGTATAAAATGGGAGTTGGATTTATGCTCGCTCATCCTTATGGATTTACACGAGTAATGTCAAGTTTCCATTGGCCAAGATATTTTGAGAATGGAAAA gaTGTTAATGCTTGGGTCGGGCCACCAAATAATGATGACGAAATTAAAGAAGTTACAATTAATCCAGACACTACTTGTGGCAATGACTGGGTCTGTGAACATCGATGGCGTCAAATAAA gaacatgGTTGCTTTCCGTAATGTAGTTGATGGCCAGCCTTTTACAAACTGGTGGGataatggaagcaaccaagtggcTTTTGGAAGGGGAAACAAAGGATTTATTGTCTTTAACAATGATGACTG gtCATTATTTGTAACTTTGCAAACTGGTCTTCCTGCTGGCACATATTGTGATGTCATTTCTGGAGATAAAAGTGACGGCAACTGCACAGGAATTAAAATCTATGTTTCCAGTGATGGCAAAGCTAACTTTTCCATTAGCAACTCTGCTGAGGATCCATTTATTGCAATTCATGCTGACTCTAAGTTATGA
- the LOC126073501 gene encoding pancreatic alpha-amylase-like isoform X3, whose translation MWDINSCWKEHCGLLSKMKFFLLLSAIAFCWAQYTPHTNPGGTSIVHLFEWRWADIALECERYLAPNGFGGVQVSPPSENAIINNPPRPWWERYQPISYKLCTRSGNEDEFKDMVTRCNNVGVRIYADAVINHMCGSGVSAGTNSTCGSYFNPGSKDFPAVPYSHWDFNDGKCKTGSGDIENYTDPYQVRDCRLVSLLDLALEKDYVRSKIAEYLNHLIDIGVAGFRIDASKHMWPGDVKAILDKLHNLNTSWFPEGSKAFIYQEVIDMGGEPIKGSEYFGNGHVTEFKYGAKLGTVLRKWNGEKMSYLKNWGEGWGFMPSDKAVVFVDNHDNQRGHGAGGASILTFFDARLYKMGVGFMLAHPYGFTRVMSSFHWPRYFENGKDVNAWVGPPNNDDEIKEVTINPDTTCGNDWVCEHRWRQIKNMVAFRNVVDGQPFTNWWDNGSNQVAFGRGNKGFIVFNNDDWSLFVTLQTGLPAGTYCDVISGDKSDGNCTGIKIYVSSDGKANFSISNSAEDPFIAIHADSKL comes from the exons GGATATAAATAGTTGCTGGAAAGAACACTGTGGACTTCTAAGCAAAATGAAGTTCTTTCTATTACTTTCAGCCATTGCATTCTGTTGGGCTCAGTATACCCCACATACAAATCCTGGAGGAACATCTATTGTCCATCTGTTTGAGTGGCGCTGGGCTGATATTGCTCTTGAATGTGAGCGATACTTAGCTCCCAATGGATTTGGAGGGGTTCAG GTTTCTCCACCCAGTGAAAATGCTATAATCAATAACCCTCCAAGACCTTGGTGGGAAAGATACCAACCAATTAGCTACAAGTTATGTACAAGATCTGGAAATGAAGATGAATTCAAAGACATGGTGACTAGATGCAATAACGTTGGT GTTCGTATTTATGCGGATGCTGTAATTAATCATATGTGTGGAAGTGGTGTGAGTGCAGGAACAAACAGTACTTGCGGAAGTTACTTCAACCCTGGAAGTAAGGATTTTCCAGCAGTCCCATACTCTCACTGGGATTTTAATGATGGTAAATGTAAAACTGGAAGTGGAGATATTGAGAACTATACTGATCCTTATCag GTCAGGGATTGTCGTCTGGTTAGTCTTCTTGATCTTGCTCTGGAGAAAGATTATGTGCGTTCCAAGATTGCTGAGTATCTGAACCACCTCATTGACATTGGTGTGGCAGGATTCAGAATTGATGCTTCCAAGCACATGTGGCCTGGAGACGTGAAGGCGATTTTGGATAAACTGCATAATCTAAATACAAGTTGGTTCCCTGAAGGAAGTAAAGCTTTCATTTACCAGGAG GTAATTGATATGGGTGGTGAGCCAATTAAAGGCAGTGAGTACTTTGGAAATGGCCATGTGACAGAATTCAAGTATGGTGCAAAACTAGGCACAGTTCTGCGCAAgtggaatggagaaaagatgtcTTACTTGAA gaACTGGGGAGAAGGCTGGGGTTTCATGCCTTCTGACAAAGCAGTTGTCTTTGTGGATAACCATGACAATCAGCGAGGACATGGAGCTGGAGGAGCATCTATTCTTACATTCTTTGATGCTAG ACTGTATAAAATGGGAGTTGGATTTATGCTCGCTCATCCTTATGGATTTACACGAGTAATGTCAAGTTTCCATTGGCCAAGATATTTTGAGAATGGAAAA gaTGTTAATGCTTGGGTCGGGCCACCAAATAATGATGACGAAATTAAAGAAGTTACAATTAATCCAGACACTACTTGTGGCAATGACTGGGTCTGTGAACATCGATGGCGTCAAATAAA gaacatgGTTGCTTTCCGTAATGTAGTTGATGGCCAGCCTTTTACAAACTGGTGGGataatggaagcaaccaagtggcTTTTGGAAGGGGAAACAAAGGATTTATTGTCTTTAACAATGATGACTG gtCATTATTTGTAACTTTGCAAACTGGTCTTCCTGCTGGCACATATTGTGATGTCATTTCTGGAGATAAAAGTGACGGCAACTGCACAGGAATTAAAATCTATGTTTCCAGTGATGGCAAAGCTAACTTTTCCATTAGCAACTCTGCTGAGGATCCATTTATTGCAATTCATGCTGACTCTAAGTTATGA